In the Phaeobacter piscinae genome, GATACTGGTTTTGGATCTCCGACTGAACGCGCGGAAATTTTTTCCCAAAAAGCGCATTTCGCCCTTGTTCTCAGCTTGGTTGCGCTGATAGACGGGTCAGCGGAGACGTGGCCGAGTGGTCGAAGGCGCTCCCCTGCTAAGGGAGTAGGCCCGGAAGGGTCTCGAGGGTTCGAATCCCTTCGTCTCCGCCACCTTCATCTTTATTCCTTTGATTTCAGGGGGTTAGATTTGAAATTGGCGAACCGACCAGATGGGTTCGCCAAGTTTCCGTCATTTCTTTTTTCCGAACTTCTTCGCCATTTTCTTGATTCCACTATCTGCTAACTTAGCACGGTCTGCGTCTCGAGTGTAGCGCTCCACCTCGGCCATCGTTTTGTGTCCAGTAACTGCCATGATTTGGTGCGGTGTAGCACCTGCTTCAGCTAATCGACGAGCAATGGCTTTGCGAAGCCCATGTGAAGAACATTCGGGGAGCCCGGCCGCGTTGCACCATTTCCGCATATCTTTGCCCAGTCCTTTCTCAGAGCGTTGAAGGCCTGATTTCGTTTGGAGAAACGTGGCGTTCGCTTTTGGGATGGCATCCAATACGCGCTTCAGGGCCGGAGCAATCGGTATACTTATTTCCATCCCTTTGGATTGCGCCGTTTTCTGGCGGACATATATCAGTCGTCCCCGTCTGATGTTGGAAGGCCCCAACTTGACAGCATCAACGCGAGCGGCACCAGTGTATAGCATCAGTGTCATAGCTGTGTGGGGGACAGAGCCAGGTTGATGGTGTGTAAAGAAGGTCGCGATTTCCGTTTCAGTCCAGGTATGGAAGCCCTTTGTCTTGGCTTTGATGGGCTTGATATGGTCCACCGGATTGTCGTCTCGCCATTCCAGCTCGATAGCCTCCTGAAAAAGCACTTTCAGCCTTTGTCGCAGCTTCTTGGCCGCCCATGGTGTTTTGGCTTTTCGTTCGAGGATCTCCTTAATGTGGCGCCTGCTAACCGTGACAGCGGACAAATGCCCGTAACCCTCTCGAAATTCTTCGAGAATCCCTCTGTATGTCGCTTTTGTTGCCACGCTAAGGCCCTGAAACTCGACCGTCGCGTAGTAATGCGCAATCAGTGCTGAAATGGACCGAGGAGGTGGCGTGAAGCGTGCGCTGGATATTGGTTCCCCTGCTTCGGCGGCTTTGTAGCGCCGACGGAATTCTGAGGAGTCATACTCCCTCCCCAACTCGGTGGACTTGCCATATTTGTCTCGATGCCTCCATCGCCGTTTACCATGGCGGTCGATATACGCGGATGCACGTGGGAATTTTTTAGGAGCCTTCGCCATCAGTTCAGCTCCAGCACTTTATCCCATTCATTTGGTGTGAATGGAGTATCGGCGCCGCCGATAATGATCTTGAGCCCGGCACGAGGATCAATCTCGATCCTCTCTATATCATAACCAGCGTCTCGAGTTGCTTTCAGAGCGCGTGAAATTTCGGCTTGAGTGATGCTCGCTCTTCTATTGGCCATGCAGTCATCCTTGTCATGGCGCTATCGGGCTGCGTTCTGCGGGATCCCCGCAATAGCAACTCAATAGTGCGCAATTTTCGCCCGAACCGCCGAACGCGGTTGGGTAACAAGATGGCTGAATGCCGTAGTTGAGCCTCTGCTCGCCCTACAGGTATTCAGAGCAACAGAGGATGTCAAGGCTGTATGTGAAAAATATCATTTGTAATCAGTATATTGGCCAATTTTTGCATTTCCAAAGCCCAAAAGTAAAAAAAGTTCCTGGATAGCAAAAGTGTTTCGTTTGGACTGGCGTCGACGCTGAGAACCTCCTCCTCTTTTGGCGGAGGAAGCAGAGTGTCTTAGTTCGCCAAATGTCGGATTTTCTTTGCTTTGATTGAGTATGTGTTTTGTAGGTTCAACATGATAACTACTTGAATTCTATCACATGTTGCAGTCCCTCCGCTTCTGCCAAGAGAGCATTTTGTGTATATATTTCAAATAATTAGGAAATGATCTGTCTAACCTCGAGAAAAGTTCGCCATTTCCGCAAAGAGATTTGCGACGCTCTCAGTTTACAAAGTCGATATGTCGTTTTGAGAGACGCGAGCGGAGGCGCCGCGTAGCGGCTAAC is a window encoding:
- a CDS encoding tyrosine-type recombinase/integrase, coding for MAKAPKKFPRASAYIDRHGKRRWRHRDKYGKSTELGREYDSSEFRRRYKAAEAGEPISSARFTPPPRSISALIAHYYATVEFQGLSVATKATYRGILEEFREGYGHLSAVTVSRRHIKEILERKAKTPWAAKKLRQRLKVLFQEAIELEWRDDNPVDHIKPIKAKTKGFHTWTETEIATFFTHHQPGSVPHTAMTLMLYTGAARVDAVKLGPSNIRRGRLIYVRQKTAQSKGMEISIPIAPALKRVLDAIPKANATFLQTKSGLQRSEKGLGKDMRKWCNAAGLPECSSHGLRKAIARRLAEAGATPHQIMAVTGHKTMAEVERYTRDADRAKLADSGIKKMAKKFGKKK